TTACACCAAGTTACAAACCTAATAACCTTCAGCTACAATTCCAATAATTCCCTTTATGTCTGAGACTATTCATGGTTTTTCATTTCACAAAGGACAAATTCTTGCCAAAGTATTGAGGGCCTAAGACAAATACTCTTTATAGTATCCAAATCCTGACCCATAAAATGTGAGTGTGAGCACTGATTCCCTACTTGTATGTGTTACAGCAGGAGGAGACATCCCTCTCCAGGTGACTGGCCGTGTAGGGGAGACTGTCACACTGACACCCCGTCTGAATCTCACACATCCCATTGATACAGTCACATGGATGTATCATATCAATGGGAAGAGAACAATCCTGGCTGAATTCAGAGagcagaagtttatcagagtgaaTAAGAATTATTTCATCAACCGCCTGGAAGGATCTAACAGTGGAACCTCATTACAGATCAGAGAGCTGAGAATGGAGGATAGTGGAGTCTTCACTGCACAGATTAATGTTAATGAAGAAATAAGAGACATATCCTATAATCTCACTGTATATGGTAAGTAAGTGAGTGTATGTACATGAGGGAGTTGTTACAGCTCAGAGCAGACAGACTTGTATGGAGGAACTGAATTTATTGTTACACAGAGAATGACACAAGCCATTAGGAGTAGccacataaacataaataaacataaataaacagtGCATAAATGCCTAAATTCTGACTGTGGACTTATTAGGACTCATTTACTATGGAGGGAGCAAATtgtgcttatttaatgtttacatgattttctagtagacttaaggtatgaagacccaaattacagaaacatcccttatctggaaaaccccaggtcctgagcattttggataacaggtcccataactgtacatagTGATATAGTTcacttgggttgaaaaaagaccaaagtccatcaaattcaacccctcctaATGAGACCCAGTGTCCTTACACACACCCTGACAAatattcacataaattctatatatccatatctatactaactatagagtttagtatcacaatagcctttgatattgtgtctgtccaaaaaatcatccaagccattcttatagtcattaactgaatcagcatcacaacatcacccggcagtgcattccacaacctcactgtcctgactgtgaagaaccccctacgttgcttcaaatgaaagttcttttcttctagtctaaaggggaggcctctggtacggtgatccactttatgggtaaaaaggtcccctgctatttgtctataatgtcctctaatttacttgtaaagtgtaatcatgttccctcgcaagcgcattttttccagagaaaacaaaaccTACAAGGCAGGCGTTTCAGAGGACAatacacagaaagaaaaaaattgaacaactgaaaaagaaattaaggggcagatttatcaaaggtcgaggtgaattttcgaatgaaaaaagttcgaattttgagctatttttgtgtacttcgactatggaatagtccaaattccaaatttatcatgtactgtctatttaaacaGTCGACTTTGTCCATTTGCCGGTGGGGAAactggcaaatttgcgcctggtgaatacattcgcccatcactagtgaaagaCTCATGAAAGGCTCAAACATGCCGAATACATTATTTTAGGCAAATTAGTGAAAGCTTTAAGATATAATAACCCTAAAATGTGGTTTTAGTTATCTCTGAACATAAAATATTTCTTCATGAATAAATGGTAATAAGAATTAGGAGCATCAGAACCAAaaatataacagtaaaatagGTTATAAAgctgaaatcatttaaaaaacgtggggggttatttatcagaggttaCAATTTTTTTATCTCAAATGAACTCTAAACTCGAATGGTGtcttgagaaaaaacttgaatggaaaaaatctgattttgagaGTTTGAGTCCAGCAACTCGAAAATGCAAAGAATCGGTTTTCATATGAATGAGTTTTTAGGCAAAGCCCtctgaaaaaaatgaacattaaacgggctgttaacatcttcaaacagTCAtttactcctacatgaccttgatgggttttagatgttgtattttcagatttgagctatttccagggtcgaagtataataaatcttgaatattcaagttttattaaaaaaactagaataatttgagttttttttatcccaaaattttacttttgaccaaaaaatacaacttgaaaactcaaatattgATGGAAAAGAGacctcgaaccttaataaatctgctccttaaattGCAATAGTATATTTATAGTAAGATTTCTGGATATGGATATTTGGATAAACCAAGGACCACTAGGTTATAAACTGGCTTTGGCTAGCCCAGCAAGTAGGCTTTGGCCCACGGTTTATGTCAAACAACATCCAACGGCCAAGTGGTTTTCATAATAACTATTTGAATAATTATTTGAATGATGTGTAAACATTATTTGGTCTATGAATTCTGAAAATTGTATCTAACTTTTATTGCAGAGTCTCTCCCTCTCCCTACACCAGTTATAAATAAGACATTAGATGAGAATTCCACTGATCTCTGTCATCTTCATTGTTCTGTCCCATCCAACTCAACAAGTGTGTCCTACAGTTGGATCTACAGAGATAAAGACACTGACATACTATATGCAAATGGCAGCACAATCAGTGTATCACTGAAGGATAAGACATTGGGGACACAATTTATCTGCTTGGTACAAAATCCTGCTCATACCAACAATGTGTCAGTCCTTTTATATCCATGTGATGAGACACAAACAAAAGGTATGTATGGGgggcaaataaacaaaaataatctgTTTTGGATCCAGAGTTTTTGTAAATCAAAGGTAATTAGGATCAAAAGCAAAATGGCAGCACAATCAGTGTATCACTGAAGGATAAGATATTGGAGACACAATTTCTCTGCTTGGTACAAAATCCTGCTCATACCAACAATGTGTCAAATCTTTTATATCCATGTGTTGAGACGCAAACAGGAACAAAACAAGAAGGTATTAAGAGAAATGCCCAGTACTAACAAACTggatactatatttatataaataagagacaCCAAGGGTTTAAAACTGATATAGGTACTGTAGTGTATGTAAGTGTAGCTTGGCAAGGAATAAAGATTATGC
The sequence above is a segment of the Xenopus laevis strain J_2021 chromosome 8L, Xenopus_laevis_v10.1, whole genome shotgun sequence genome. Coding sequences within it:
- the LOC108699382 gene encoding CD48 antigen translates to MGLLHLENLTNIMKFTEILFVILTLSLGTYAGGDIPLQVTGRVGETVTLTPRLNLTHPIDTVTWMYHINGKRTILAEFREQKFIRVNKNYFINRLEGSNSGTSLQIRELRMEDSGVFTAQINVNEEIRDISYNLTVYESLPLPTPVINKTLDENSTDLCHLHCSVPSNSTSVSYSWIYRDKDTDILYANGSTISVSLKDKTLGTQFICLVQNPAHTNNVSVLLYPCDETQTKANQRYYFALLIITILGILIFVVGTLYCFRRRIKKCIKTPKENVTYSDFKEFPKRIMNQGNAPMNGHCNMACNRKSEEAEYAHLSVNIEINVKV